The following coding sequences are from one Phragmitibacter flavus window:
- a CDS encoding 3D domain-containing protein, giving the protein MRNLLLFGLACLALSSVSCASKTAMTKPIKKIDNVRTTAYTHTESDHIQYGIKTADGGTLKYGNLRSAAADWSVYPVGTVFKVEGEPYLYEVDDYGSALVGTNTVDLYKPTKTAMNQHGVKHVNIKVMRWGSYQRSLAIMKPRTKHPHVRQMVSRIERDS; this is encoded by the coding sequence ATGCGGAACCTTCTTCTATTCGGCCTTGCCTGCCTCGCCCTCAGCTCCGTCTCCTGCGCCAGCAAGACGGCCATGACCAAACCCATCAAGAAGATCGACAACGTCCGCACCACCGCTTACACCCACACCGAAAGCGACCACATTCAATACGGCATCAAAACCGCCGACGGTGGCACCCTCAAATATGGCAACCTGCGCAGCGCCGCCGCCGACTGGTCCGTCTACCCCGTCGGCACCGTCTTCAAGGTCGAAGGCGAACCCTACCTTTACGAAGTCGACGACTACGGCTCGGCCCTTGTCGGCACCAACACGGTTGACCTTTACAAGCCGACCAAAACCGCCATGAACCAGCACGGCGTCAAACACGTCAACATCAAGGTCATGCGCTGGGGCTCCTACCAACGCAGCCTAGCCATCATGAAGCCGCGCACCAAACACCCCCACGTCCGGCAAATGGTCAGCCGTATCGAGCGCGACTCCTGA
- a CDS encoding sodium-translocating pyrophosphatase codes for MLFLNNYGIVISIVLGVIGLLYAVVLIKKIMASSPGNELMRKVAGAIQEGAKAYLSRQVRTVSVIAVIITILLYVWKQSLAVPVGFVIGAVCSMIAGYIGMRVAVVANVRTTQAATIGALPALRVAFNGGAVTGLLVVGLALVSVAVFYLVMSAGGHVGAAIDALVGLALGASLISVFARLGGGIYTKAADVGADLVGKNEIGLDEDDPRNPATIADNVGDNVGDCAGMAADVFETYAVTLIGALLIAHLSLPTFAGALVYPFLIGGISIVGAVLGILWVNLRNGGATALLMQGVGISAVVTAVLAWPVTQALFSNVEGLPFTPTALYGTAIIGLVLTWAVVLITNYYTATEYGPVRKIAKASETGHATNIIAGIAIGNYATALPVILICASIAGGYMLAGLYGIAIAVMSMLSMAGIIVSLDAFGPITDNAGGIAVMSELPKEVREVTDGLDAVGNTMKAVTKGYAIASAGVAALVLFGSYYLELDKHLHATGVLAATATVDFSLKDPYVIIGLFLGGLIPFLFAAMSMNAVGNTAGAVVQEVRRQISLKPGILKGTDTPEYATCVDIVTKAALREMILPALLPVAIVLIVGLIPFLGYKALGGVLMGTIVTGLFLGLSMTSAGGAWDNAKKYIEEGNHGGKGSEAHKAAVTGDTVGDPYKDTSGPAINPMIKVVNIVAILIIPLLF; via the coding sequence ATGTTATTCCTCAACAACTACGGTATTGTCATTTCCATCGTGCTAGGCGTCATCGGGCTGCTTTATGCCGTGGTGCTCATCAAAAAAATCATGGCGTCGTCGCCGGGCAATGAGCTGATGAGGAAAGTGGCCGGGGCGATTCAGGAAGGCGCGAAGGCGTATTTGAGCCGACAGGTGCGCACGGTGAGTGTGATTGCAGTCATCATCACCATTTTGCTGTATGTGTGGAAGCAGTCGCTGGCGGTGCCGGTGGGATTTGTCATTGGTGCGGTTTGTTCGATGATTGCCGGTTACATCGGCATGCGCGTCGCGGTGGTGGCGAACGTGCGCACAACCCAGGCGGCGACGATTGGAGCCTTGCCCGCGTTGCGTGTGGCATTTAATGGCGGTGCGGTGACGGGTTTGCTGGTGGTGGGTTTGGCCTTGGTTTCGGTGGCGGTGTTTTATTTGGTGATGTCGGCAGGTGGACATGTGGGGGCAGCGATTGATGCGCTGGTGGGCCTGGCGCTTGGGGCTTCGTTGATCAGTGTGTTTGCCCGTCTCGGCGGTGGCATTTATACCAAAGCAGCCGATGTGGGTGCTGACTTGGTGGGCAAGAATGAGATTGGTCTGGACGAAGATGACCCACGCAACCCGGCGACCATTGCTGACAACGTGGGCGACAACGTGGGTGACTGCGCGGGTATGGCGGCAGATGTTTTTGAGACGTATGCGGTGACTTTGATTGGGGCCTTGTTGATTGCCCATTTGAGCCTGCCTACCTTTGCGGGTGCCTTGGTGTATCCGTTCCTGATTGGCGGCATTTCCATCGTGGGTGCGGTGCTGGGGATTTTGTGGGTGAACCTCCGCAATGGCGGTGCGACCGCGTTGTTGATGCAAGGTGTGGGAATTTCGGCGGTGGTGACGGCGGTGCTGGCATGGCCGGTGACGCAGGCGTTGTTCAGCAATGTGGAAGGTTTGCCATTCACACCGACGGCTTTGTATGGCACCGCGATCATTGGTTTGGTGCTGACCTGGGCCGTGGTGTTGATCACCAACTACTACACCGCGACGGAATATGGTCCGGTGCGCAAAATCGCCAAAGCTTCAGAAACGGGTCATGCGACCAACATCATTGCGGGGATTGCGATTGGTAACTACGCGACGGCATTGCCGGTGATTCTGATCTGCGCGTCGATTGCTGGAGGTTACATGCTGGCCGGACTTTATGGCATTGCCATTGCGGTGATGAGCATGCTTTCCATGGCGGGGATCATTGTAAGTCTGGATGCGTTTGGTCCGATCACGGACAACGCAGGTGGTATTGCGGTGATGAGTGAACTGCCGAAAGAAGTGCGTGAAGTAACTGATGGTTTGGATGCAGTGGGCAACACCATGAAAGCGGTGACCAAAGGTTATGCGATCGCTTCAGCCGGAGTGGCAGCGTTGGTGTTGTTTGGCAGTTATTATCTGGAACTGGACAAACATTTGCATGCGACCGGAGTTCTGGCAGCTACGGCAACGGTCGACTTTTCTTTGAAGGATCCGTATGTGATCATTGGTCTGTTCTTGGGTGGACTGATTCCCTTCCTGTTTGCCGCGATGAGCATGAATGCCGTGGGCAACACCGCCGGTGCGGTGGTTCAGGAAGTGCGTCGTCAGATCAGTTTAAAGCCTGGCATCTTGAAGGGCACGGACACCCCGGAGTATGCGACTTGCGTGGATATCGTGACGAAAGCTGCGTTGCGTGAAATGATTCTTCCAGCGTTGCTGCCAGTGGCGATTGTATTAATCGTCGGACTCATTCCTTTCCTGGGCTACAAAGCTTTGGGTGGCGTTTTGATGGGAACAATTGTTACCGGTCTTTTCCTCGGACTTAGCATGACCAGTGCCGGTGGCGCATGGGACAACGCGAAGAAGTATATTGAAGAAGGCAACCACGGCGGCAAAGGCAGCGAGGCCCACAAGGCAGCGGTGACCGGAGATACGGTGGGCGATCCTTACAAGGATACCAGCGGTCCTGCGATCAACCCGATGATCAAGGTGGTGAACATCGTCGCGATTTTGATCATTCCGTTGTTGTTCTAG
- the nth gene encoding endonuclease III, with product MTKSQRARHLQQRLALLYPETPVPLDHKDPYTLLVAVLLSAQCTDIRVNLITPKLFAAADNPLDMSKLEVAQIEAIVRPCGLGPQKARAIRELSRMLVEQHQGNVPADLEELEKLPGVGHKTAQVVMAQAFGVPSFPVDTHIHRLAKRWRLSNGKSVIQTERDLKRLFPREAWNQLHLQIIFYGREYCTARGCDGTRCPLCQEVARVSPTSSRSAASAPSVT from the coding sequence GTGACCAAATCGCAACGCGCCCGGCATTTGCAACAGCGGCTCGCCCTGCTTTATCCCGAGACCCCGGTTCCGCTCGATCACAAAGATCCCTACACCCTGCTCGTGGCGGTTCTGCTCTCCGCCCAGTGCACCGACATCCGCGTCAACCTGATCACCCCGAAGCTCTTTGCCGCTGCCGACAATCCCCTCGACATGAGCAAACTCGAAGTGGCGCAAATCGAAGCCATCGTGCGGCCCTGCGGCCTCGGTCCACAAAAAGCCCGCGCCATTCGCGAACTCTCCCGCATGCTGGTCGAGCAACACCAGGGAAACGTTCCCGCCGACCTCGAAGAACTGGAAAAACTCCCCGGTGTCGGACACAAAACTGCTCAAGTCGTCATGGCCCAGGCATTTGGCGTCCCGAGTTTTCCGGTCGATACCCATATCCATCGGCTGGCCAAACGCTGGCGACTCAGCAATGGCAAATCCGTCATCCAAACCGAGCGCGACTTGAAACGTCTTTTTCCCAGAGAAGCCTGGAACCAACTTCATCTCCAGATCATCTTTTACGGACGCGAATACTGCACCGCACGCGGTTGCGACGGCACCCGCTGCCCCCTCTGTCAGGAGGTCGCCCGTGTCAGTCCAACTTCTTCCCGCTCCGCCGCTTCCGCCCCCTCTGTCACCTGA
- a CDS encoding outer membrane protein yields the protein MLGFLQPDGWSFSITSAIKPPNTHTQKQPMKKTLLAFSLLAATASAGFAGESTYQQVQTIAETQPSLYRAGELQIDAFGAYGITSSGNTELLDDDTAGGGIGFNYFFSRWFGIGAEGSLFDTDGDILGTASVNLFLRAPIGESGFAFYGFGGAGVTFNADDLDSDDFSDARDRLEDDDDARDSDDVLFIAHAGVGMEYRFSPNFGIFSDARYTFVERGDSDFGLVRAGLRFVF from the coding sequence ATGCTCGGGTTTTTACAACCTGATGGATGGTCGTTTTCGATTACCTCCGCAATCAAGCCTCCAAACACCCACACACAAAAACAACCTATGAAAAAAACATTGCTCGCATTCTCATTGCTTGCCGCCACTGCCTCCGCAGGGTTCGCTGGTGAATCCACTTATCAACAGGTGCAAACGATTGCTGAGACCCAACCTTCGCTCTACCGCGCGGGTGAGCTCCAGATTGATGCCTTTGGTGCTTACGGCATCACCAGTTCAGGCAACACAGAGTTGCTCGATGATGATACCGCTGGTGGCGGGATTGGATTCAACTACTTCTTCTCTCGTTGGTTCGGGATTGGTGCTGAAGGTTCTCTCTTCGACACGGATGGAGACATCCTTGGCACGGCTTCGGTGAACCTGTTCCTGCGTGCTCCGATCGGCGAATCGGGCTTTGCTTTTTATGGTTTCGGTGGAGCCGGAGTGACGTTCAATGCGGATGACCTCGACTCCGACGACTTCTCTGACGCTCGCGACCGTTTGGAAGATGACGATGACGCGCGCGATTCGGACGATGTGCTTTTCATCGCGCACGCCGGTGTCGGCATGGAGTATCGCTTCAGCCCCAACTTCGGGATCTTTAGCGATGCCCGCTACACCTTTGTGGAGCGTGGCGACAGCGACTTCGGTCTGGTTCGTGCAGGTTTGCGTTTTGTCTTTTGA
- a CDS encoding uracil-DNA glycosylase: MGIEVMARGMDAARELLQTYLEQQRARGVTHVKISGEALQGLKGGPKKVVAVAKVAEPAVTLHTAPRAGKVETGAESKRAGLDRLAERAAQEGANGRVHELGTLREVMVFATGSEDAEIMFIGEAPGAEEEKQSEPFVGPAGQLLTKIIQAMGLRRGEVYISNICKYRPKIDDGRMQGSKNRAPTAAEMEACLPFVVEEIAIVQPKIIVALGATAATGLGIEGKVGSLRSSMQEFRGIPVLVTYHPSYLLRREQEDGGGMREKRLVWEDMMKVMEHVGLPISAKQKGYFSKAGK; the protein is encoded by the coding sequence ATGGGGATCGAGGTTATGGCGCGGGGAATGGATGCGGCACGGGAGCTTTTGCAAACTTATCTGGAACAGCAGCGTGCCAGAGGGGTGACGCATGTGAAGATTTCCGGGGAAGCTTTGCAGGGGTTGAAAGGGGGGCCGAAGAAGGTGGTGGCGGTTGCAAAGGTGGCTGAGCCGGCGGTGACTTTGCACACGGCTCCCAGGGCCGGAAAGGTGGAGACTGGGGCGGAATCAAAGCGTGCAGGGCTGGATCGACTGGCGGAGCGGGCGGCACAGGAGGGGGCGAATGGTCGTGTGCACGAGTTGGGAACCTTGCGTGAGGTGATGGTGTTTGCGACGGGGAGCGAGGATGCGGAGATCATGTTCATCGGGGAGGCACCGGGGGCTGAGGAGGAGAAGCAAAGTGAGCCGTTTGTGGGTCCGGCGGGTCAATTGTTGACGAAAATCATTCAGGCGATGGGGCTGAGGCGTGGTGAAGTTTACATTTCGAACATCTGCAAGTATCGACCGAAGATCGATGACGGAAGGATGCAGGGGAGCAAAAATCGCGCTCCGACGGCGGCGGAGATGGAAGCTTGTCTGCCGTTTGTGGTGGAGGAGATTGCAATCGTTCAGCCAAAAATCATCGTGGCGCTGGGCGCAACGGCGGCGACGGGACTTGGGATCGAAGGCAAGGTGGGCAGTTTGCGGAGTTCAATGCAGGAGTTTCGGGGCATTCCGGTGCTGGTGACCTATCATCCGTCCTATTTGTTGCGTCGAGAGCAGGAAGATGGCGGCGGGATGCGCGAAAAGCGCCTCGTCTGGGAGGACATGATGAAGGTGATGGAACATGTGGGGCTGCCCATTTCGGCCAAACAAAAGGGCTATTTCTCCAAAGCAGGGAAGTGA
- a CDS encoding LptA/OstA family protein: protein MKPILPLIMGCALLATSLQAQQPDALLDSLTSNINIEGLETKFDPATGIATATGDVHIVYEDLEIRAGRADYNATTGDIMAKENVTLVKKGEVFRGQNITYNIKTEELSANNIRSYIEPIFYDTESFETNTGELTRIDGTSSFFTTHDSATPMFKVKAKSITIYPEDKVVMRNVKVYAGDVPVLWLPIFSQPLDDELGYFFQPGYTSQWGAFLLNQYGVMHGDHTLAKYQVDLRSERGVALGVDLYSEKWRDNPNIGQLKLYYGYDLNPDQGINDSVRSLDRVDENRYRVAFQHRIYIPGPEESTWYLDFDLTKLSDEFMLEDFFLNDSRTDPQPDNNIKLVNRSDTYTATLLGRFQLNDFYRSDERLPELAVDFTRSRLFNTSVFYQGETSLGMYADRLGDLTRDAIRGNIDAQEAYIKQAFDSDGTLLTGEGIPTRPRMRRTFNANEISRDAVNAAAEEASSATTTISRDAIEAELDILRAELNESEYFRAHSYHEFLYPMSFGEGNWINFVPRLGGGATYYNDIQGGYADGGSDTKPIFHVGFDFSLKFSKVWDDYKNRTLGIDGLRHIVQPYLNYSFVEADEIENLRSIDRLTPSTRPRPLDLPQFTAIDDIRSWNIARVGVRNLLQTRRENSPGNYGTFNYAGLNTYVDLFMEDPEFDRDISNLYNDLFWNPLPWLSFNINSQLPIGDSEFNFTELNSYVTWLPTRNFSWSIGHQLLTDNPLFIDSSLITSRVYARLTDNWGFSMNHIYEMDDSTLEYQSYSIHRDLAAWKMAVGGLIRESRTGDPEVGVIVSFTLKEFPQLSIPLDLDPNPTGRGGRE, encoded by the coding sequence ATGAAGCCGATCCTACCGCTCATCATGGGCTGCGCCCTTCTTGCCACCTCCCTTCAGGCCCAACAACCTGATGCTTTGCTCGACAGCCTGACCAGCAACATCAACATCGAAGGCCTCGAAACCAAATTCGATCCCGCCACCGGCATTGCCACCGCCACTGGCGACGTCCACATCGTTTACGAAGACCTTGAAATCCGTGCCGGTCGTGCTGACTACAACGCCACCACGGGCGACATCATGGCCAAGGAAAACGTCACCCTCGTCAAAAAAGGCGAAGTGTTCCGCGGTCAAAACATCACCTACAACATCAAAACCGAAGAACTCTCTGCCAACAACATCCGCAGCTACATCGAGCCCATCTTCTACGATACCGAAAGTTTCGAAACCAACACCGGCGAACTCACCCGCATTGACGGCACCAGCTCCTTTTTCACCACCCACGACTCGGCCACCCCGATGTTCAAGGTGAAAGCCAAAAGCATCACCATCTACCCCGAAGACAAGGTGGTCATGCGCAACGTCAAAGTCTACGCCGGCGATGTCCCCGTCCTTTGGCTGCCCATCTTCAGCCAGCCGCTTGACGACGAACTCGGCTATTTCTTCCAACCCGGTTACACCTCCCAGTGGGGCGCTTTCCTTCTCAATCAATACGGCGTCATGCATGGCGACCACACCCTCGCGAAATATCAGGTCGACCTGCGCAGCGAACGCGGCGTCGCCCTCGGAGTTGATCTCTACTCCGAAAAATGGCGCGACAATCCGAACATCGGCCAACTCAAGCTCTACTACGGCTACGACCTCAACCCCGACCAGGGCATCAATGACTCCGTGCGTTCCCTGGATCGTGTTGATGAAAATCGCTACCGCGTCGCCTTCCAACACCGCATCTACATCCCAGGCCCGGAAGAAAGCACCTGGTATCTCGACTTTGACCTCACCAAGCTCAGCGATGAGTTCATGCTGGAAGACTTCTTCCTCAACGACTCCCGCACCGACCCCCAGCCTGACAACAACATCAAGCTCGTCAATCGCAGCGACACCTACACCGCCACGTTGCTGGGCCGCTTTCAGCTCAACGACTTCTACCGTTCCGACGAGCGTCTGCCTGAACTCGCCGTCGATTTCACCCGCAGCCGCCTTTTCAATACTTCGGTCTTCTACCAGGGCGAAACTTCCCTTGGCATGTATGCCGATCGCCTTGGCGATCTGACTCGTGACGCCATCCGCGGCAACATTGATGCCCAGGAAGCCTACATCAAACAAGCCTTTGATTCCGACGGCACCCTGCTCACCGGTGAAGGCATCCCCACCCGGCCCAGAATGCGCCGCACCTTCAACGCCAACGAAATCTCCCGCGATGCCGTCAACGCCGCCGCCGAAGAGGCCTCCAGTGCCACCACCACCATTTCTCGCGATGCCATCGAGGCCGAGCTCGACATCCTGCGCGCCGAGCTGAACGAATCCGAATACTTCCGCGCCCACAGCTATCATGAGTTCCTCTACCCGATGAGCTTTGGCGAAGGCAACTGGATCAACTTCGTTCCCCGCCTCGGCGGCGGAGCCACCTACTACAACGACATCCAGGGCGGATACGCCGATGGTGGCAGCGACACCAAACCGATCTTCCATGTCGGCTTCGATTTCTCCCTGAAGTTCAGCAAGGTCTGGGATGACTACAAAAACCGCACCCTCGGCATCGACGGCCTGCGTCACATCGTCCAGCCCTACCTCAATTACTCGTTCGTGGAAGCCGACGAGATTGAAAACCTGCGCTCCATCGACCGCCTCACCCCAAGCACCCGCCCGCGTCCGCTCGACCTCCCCCAGTTCACTGCCATTGATGACATCCGTTCCTGGAACATCGCACGGGTCGGCGTTCGCAACCTCCTTCAGACCCGTCGCGAAAACTCTCCCGGCAACTATGGCACCTTCAACTATGCCGGACTCAACACCTACGTTGACCTGTTCATGGAAGACCCTGAGTTTGACCGCGACATCTCCAACCTCTACAACGACCTGTTCTGGAATCCTCTTCCTTGGCTTTCCTTCAACATCAACAGCCAGTTGCCGATTGGTGACAGCGAATTCAACTTCACCGAACTGAACTCCTACGTCACCTGGTTGCCCACCCGCAACTTCTCTTGGTCCATCGGTCATCAACTGCTCACCGACAACCCCTTGTTCATCGACAGCAGCCTGATCACCTCCCGCGTCTATGCGCGCCTCACCGACAACTGGGGTTTCTCCATGAACCACATCTACGAGATGGATGACAGCACGCTGGAATACCAGAGCTACAGCATCCACCGCGACCTTGCCGCCTGGAAAATGGCCGTTGGGGGCCTCATCCGCGAAAGCCGCACCGGCGATCCTGAAGTGGGCGTCATCGTCTCCTTCACGCTGAAAGAGTTCCCGCAGCTCAGCATTCCCCTCGACCTCGATCCGAACCCCACCGGTCGCGGCGGCAGAGAATAG
- a CDS encoding UDP-glucose dehydrogenase family protein: MKLTIIGSGYVGLTTGACFAEAGHHVMCVDNDPRKIQTLLDGNIPIYEPGLATLVKKNVVSKRLQFTTSTEDGVNYGEVIFIAVPTPPQPDGSVDLSYIEKVAREIAVCLDSYRVIVDKSTVPVKTGERVSQTIRRYAKAGVEFDVVSNPEFLREGSAVDDLMHPDRIVIGGNSDRALAVMQKVYEPFVAPVLVTDINSAELIKHAANSFLALKISYINALSEICEISGADVEKVAEGIGMDKRIGRSFLNAGLGYGGSCFPKDISAFIAIAEQLGAPLNLLKEVEKINAHQLNRFLQGIREALWVLKDKKLAVWGISFKPNTDDVRSSVAVNLIEALVAEGAKVTAFDPKGMEKFKELPLAGKVTLTESALEAARDAEALIVATEWPEFATVDLAELRDVMRTPLIFDGRNLLDPEAAASHGFQYRGIGRGTLPGLV; encoded by the coding sequence ATGAAACTTACCATCATTGGTTCTGGATATGTAGGACTCACCACCGGCGCCTGCTTTGCCGAAGCGGGCCACCATGTCATGTGCGTTGACAACGATCCCCGCAAAATCCAGACCCTGCTCGACGGCAACATTCCCATCTACGAGCCCGGCCTCGCCACTCTCGTAAAGAAAAACGTTGTCTCCAAACGCCTCCAGTTCACCACCAGCACCGAAGACGGCGTCAACTACGGCGAAGTCATTTTTATCGCCGTCCCCACCCCTCCCCAACCCGACGGCAGCGTCGACCTCAGCTACATCGAAAAAGTCGCCCGCGAAATCGCTGTCTGCCTCGACAGCTATCGCGTGATCGTCGACAAAAGCACCGTTCCCGTCAAAACCGGTGAACGCGTCAGCCAGACCATCCGCCGCTATGCCAAAGCCGGTGTCGAATTCGATGTCGTCTCCAACCCCGAATTCCTCCGTGAAGGCAGCGCCGTGGACGACCTCATGCACCCCGATCGCATCGTCATCGGAGGCAACAGCGACCGAGCTCTCGCCGTCATGCAAAAGGTTTACGAGCCCTTCGTCGCCCCCGTTCTTGTCACCGACATCAACAGCGCCGAGCTCATCAAACACGCCGCCAACAGCTTCCTCGCCCTCAAAATTTCCTACATCAACGCCCTCTCCGAAATCTGCGAGATCAGCGGTGCCGATGTCGAAAAGGTCGCCGAAGGCATCGGCATGGACAAACGCATTGGTCGCAGCTTCCTCAACGCTGGCCTCGGTTACGGCGGTTCCTGTTTTCCCAAAGACATCTCCGCCTTCATCGCCATCGCCGAACAACTTGGCGCGCCCTTGAATCTCCTGAAGGAAGTGGAAAAGATCAACGCCCATCAGCTGAACCGCTTCCTGCAGGGCATCCGCGAAGCCCTCTGGGTCCTCAAAGACAAAAAGCTCGCCGTCTGGGGCATCAGCTTCAAACCCAACACCGATGACGTTCGCAGCAGTGTCGCCGTCAATCTTATCGAAGCCCTGGTCGCAGAAGGTGCCAAAGTCACCGCCTTTGATCCAAAAGGCATGGAGAAGTTTAAGGAGCTGCCATTGGCTGGGAAAGTCACTCTTACCGAAAGCGCCCTCGAAGCAGCCCGCGACGCCGAAGCCCTCATCGTGGCCACCGAATGGCCCGAATTCGCCACCGTCGACCTCGCCGAGCTCCGTGATGTCATGCGCACCCCCTTGATTTTCGACGGACGCAACCTCCTCGATCCTGAGGCCGCCGCCAGCCATGGCTTCCAATACCGTGGCATCGGTCGCGGCACCCTGCCCGGTCTGGTGTAA